TACAACAGTTTGGAATTATGAAAGATAGACCGCTGGGGGACATTAGTCTGAGGCctgatgtaaaataaaaaaaaaaaaaaaaaaagaaaaacacacacgtcAGGTCAGACACAACAATTGCTGATGCTCTTCAAAACTCTTCAATTACATTTCACACTGAACGAGTTGAAAGGTGTTAAAACCAACGCTCCCGTGAACAGTTACCATTACATGTTGTATTTTGAAGATGCTGCTCTTTGCTTTTAGCAGCTTGGACGCCTTCTGAACTCATTGAACAACAGCGTGTGCTGCGGTATAAGAACAAGGTCCCAGTTCCCCAAAGGTGAGCCGCATCACCCTAGAGGTGGAGAGACTGAAATTCACAGAAAACTGTCACGTTGGCCTGAACGGAAAGAGTTCGAAGTTGACCCTGGCCTGAAATAGCGCCCCACGGCTCCCTCAGCATGGTGCCAAGGGAAGGCGTGGGGGAGTTGGACCTGGCCATGCCCCCACAAGACTGCCTCCAAGGTCAACATGAGAGGAGAGGAATGTTATGCAACTTACCTGCTCACCAAGTTCACACTATGCCCATATTTCAACCTCCATTTTCTACTGCGCACCCCGTGTGCCAACCGCTCTGTGATCGGGACCTTGAGCCAAACTTGCGGTCAGCATGTGTTTTAACACTGGCGTCACTCAAGACACTGTTTTGATGCAGCTAGTGAGCTCCTAGATCACTCATAACAGTTTCCAGTGAAGTGAAACAGCCACGTTATTCTGACAGGTCCGGGGCGATAAAGGTCTGAAACCAACGGTTGCATTCCAGCACTGGAACGCACAACATTTCCGTAAAAAGCCCtaatttttccagtgaaattcaAGGCATAGAAATGCTCTGCAGACAAAATCAAAGCCCCAGAGGGTGGGTCTCTGAGGGATTTCAGCTCAAGATCAACAATAAATCAAATGTGATTGAAGTCCCTTTATAAAGATCATTTGGGGATAGCAAAATCTCACCATATTTTTTTGTCCCATTGAGTCTATTTTACGCTGTGGCTGGATGAACATTGCGGCGTAGAGAAAACCTCAGCTGCGCATGCACATCCTGCCACATCTGACAGCTGCAGTTGGATGAATGAACTGCATCCTCCACGGAAAGGAACTCCAGCACGTCAGATGGCTTCGTCGCCATTCCAGCTTAATTCGAGCACTATTAATTGAACTTCTATTACTGTGTTGTTGAAAAAGTTTTACGTAAACAGTTGTGCCGCTGCACATTTCTTTTACTCTGTACTGCTACTTTATTTTGCCCgactttacatatttatacagctgtaaatttttactggagcacttcagactaagtaccttgcacaataTCACAATGCCAAGGGCCCTACTGTGCCAAGCCAACAGTTTCGAGGCAGAATGTTTTAGTTCTTAAACAGTACAGTACTTGCAAAATTAAAAGCTTTTCTTCATGTAAACCTCTTCCCTCGGTTCTGTTGTAGCCTGTCATGGATTCACCATCACTGTCACGCTGATGATATCCCAAATATCACTGCTTGACTCTCATCTCTGATCGGAGGACTCATCACTACCTTCCACTCAACATCTTCAAAACGGAGATCCTTcgcctcccagctggcccgtccaCTTGTCGAGAAGCCTCTACCACACTGGAAAACCCGCTCATTTCATCTACCTCATCGGTTaaaagtctgggagtaatgaccCACTGGAGTCTCTGATGAAGGGGGcacgatggcgcagtgggttggaccgggtccgtctctccggtgggtctgcagttcgagtcccacttagggtgccttgtgacagactagtgtcctgtcctgggtgtgtcccctccccctccagccttacgccctgagttgccgggttgggctccggttctctgtgaccccgtatgggacaagcggttcagaaagtgtgtgtgtgtgtgagtctctGATGAACGCACTGTTGCcataacctggtcctgcagatacatcctgcttGGCACCTGCCCTTAACTAAAACACCTGACAATTTGTTGTCCAGGCCATGGGGATATCTCACCTGGAGTACCGCAACTACTCACTACTAATCTCCTGTCTGGCCTGCTCCATCAAACCTCTCTGTCTGATATAAACCACATTTCCATGCACAGAGCAAAAAAGAACagtgaggagcacagcactTGTTTGCTCCCACATCTCGTGTACAACTTCTCATCCCTTTACCTCCATCCAGGCAGCTGTGCGTTTCCTACCATGataatgtctgtctgtctttaatTTATCGTGCGTGTGACTCTGGCCATTTAACTGCTCGTGTCCCATTCGCACAACAGCTCGTAAACTTTAGACAATACCGACCTTGCACCACAGGCATTccaaaccaaaaccaaaaatgttCTCCTCCttccagctgtgctgcttcAAAACGACTATGCGTGTTTTTAAAGGTTTTGCGTTTCCAGGGatgttctgaaatgttttaatagccctctctgtgtttttaacatttctaaTGTACCTTCCGTTAAGGCTATGGAGACGAAGTGGACGCACCGCTGAAGCTGAAAGAGGAAATGCCCTCGTCGTCTTGTCCTCTCAGCCACCTCCAGTGCCTTCCGGCAACTCACTGGATCCCATTCAACTGGACAAAGAAAGCTTCATTGTAGGACGGCTCAGGCTGCAGCCCACACAGATTAGAACATACGCTTCTGTACAGGCACACGCGGGattaaaatagaaatgttaACCTGCCGGCTGATCAGTAATTACAAACCTGTTACAATTACTGTTCACTTAGCATCTGAGGGGGCAAAAGTTTGTTTTGccaacagaaaacaaatcacTATTTTGAgattgtacttttatttattcgaGGAACAGCTGTCTTTCATTTAAATTCCAGCCCATGTCTCTAATGACATCTAGCTCAAACTAGGAGTTACTGAAAGGTCACCCAGCAGTTTTAGCAGGGAATGGCTATTTAAAGAGCATTTACTGAAAAACTTAAGAAAAGTAGAAAATGACAGGGGACCTGACATCTCTATTTGGTCCCGAAAACCGAGCAGATATGGGCAGTTCCGGGCAGTTACACGCAAAGCGTTTTCAGTAGAACCAGTCTGTGCCTTGACTTTCTGGACTTGGCTTCCATTTCGGGTTTGTATCACTTTTCGTTTATCTTGTTATTTAACTGCAGAATGAGTCCCCTCAAGACCCAAGGCCTCGCTCTAATGATGTCATTTCTATTAAAcctcatctttctttttttaagaattaaagGAGTTTACTACACCTACATTTTACTACTAGATGATGTTAATCAGACTTACCATATGTTGTCCAGATGTCTGAGTCTGATTTGCAAACTCTATACGgcgttttatttttaaagaattagcTAACAAACTACTATTGACAGAAAccatttgttaaaaatgtgattttttttttcccaacgtTAGTTAATATGAGGTCTAAAACGCACTAATTTCTGAAACATAATGTGGGCTacaatttcatgatacttgtagatggtacttgtacctatgacaataaacttgaacatGTCTTAACATTATACAGCGAATGTAAAATCTCCAGATatgcgccccccccctcccctcccgcaCTCAGCCCCTTTACTGGCTTTAGTTTGGCTACTTCTTGGGGGGTCGTTCGGCTGTTTACATGCGATGTCTCCCTCTAGTGGTACAAGTCACCCAGCAAGCCGTCAAACAAGCTATACCTTCAGTGAAAAGTCCACATTGAATACTAATAAACAATCATTATAATCACaatatggaacaagcggttctgaagatgtgtgtgtgtgtgtgtgtataatcacAATAGTGAAAAATGCCAAACTTTTAGATTCTTGTTAATGCAGGGAAAGAGAATTCTGAAGTGTAAAATGCACAGCTGCTTTTTTAGTGTAATgatagatatatttttttatactgttgACTTTGTAGATTAAGTCGCAAAAGATAGattgaatgaaaaattaaactgaattttcattaaaattatgacaacatacaaatgggcaaataaccCTCGAGTGCGTAAGTTGCGTAAATACGAGGTACTCGTAAAAAGACGCCTTTCTTCGTTGCATAGCAACCGTGCGCTCCATTGCTACGGCGAGGCGCTTCCgagggaaaagagaggaagagcggCAAGAACTGTAGACTATCAGTGGCTTCATAGTTGAcggtcttttttttaaaactaggttattttaacatctttttctttccctgttgatccgggcagctgtaATTAATTTGCTGTGGTGAAATATCGACGTGGTGGCGGTTGTTCTTTCTGTGTAGCAACCGACGTCTGTGTGTTTGGACGGGTTCGCCACCAACAACACACACTCTGGCTGGAAATCGTCATGGTGAgtattcccaaaaaaaaaaaaaaaaaaaaatggcagtaaACGCTAGAAAGTTTTAGGAATAACTGCTGCGAAAACCTTCTTTCGGCCGGCCAATGCCATTCCCCCATTGTGTTGTCGCGGAACTGCGGGCTACTTAGCATGGCGGGAAATGGAGAACGCTAAGCTGCAAGAAGCTGCCTCGGGGCTCGAGCTCACGAGAGTGCTGCGCGCTGAGCTCTTCGCGCGCCCTGTGACGCGCCATTGATTTCTCCGCGCGCCCTCGGACACAGCTGGACGCGCCACGACGGCTACTGTTAGCTTCAGCGTTAGCATCGCCGCCCGAAGCGTCACTCCGGGACGAACATTACGGTAGCTACGCAAGTGCCTGTTGTTGTACCGCCCCGCAGCTACCCGTGGAAGTGGGCACATCATGTACTACATGTAGGCAGTTCTGTTCCGTTTTCTAGTGAACTCCCGAGCGCAAACACGATGAAAAGCGACGAGACACAATGAATGATTTCGACTCGGAACGTTATCGCGTGTTCTGCGCGTGCAGATTATATTATTGTGGCGAACAGCCAGGTTAATAAGAATGGGGACCGCGAGGAGCgcttcgttcgttcgttcgttcgttcgacCGGGACGGTGTCCAGTCCACACACGCAACTCGGCACAAACTAAGGCCGCTCTCGCTTGTTGTGTTTGAAACTTAGGCGTCCGCTTCCAGGAAGGCGCCCTCTGCGAACCCGCGCAAGAAAGCGGCGGGGCCCAAGCCGGAGCTCACGGAGGAGCAGAAGCTGGAGATCCGAGAGGCCTTTGACCTCTTCGACACCGACGGGTCGGGGACCATCGACGTGAAAGAGCTCAAggtatttctttctttcgtcGTGTCGGGCTGTCACCGACACACACAGGCCCTGCGGCGCTCTCCATctagaaataatattaataataatactagtaATAAAGCCTGGGCAAACTCAGAGAAGGGCGCTGCGGGGATGACGTCACACGCGCACATGAATTACTGTGCCCCCCGCAACCCCCACAAGAGGCACTGTACTGTTCACTCCCAGTCACTCCTCTTCTCTCTACCGCCTCATTTGAAGAGAGATGGCCCGTCGCTTTTCCACATTGTACACGCATTTCTTAGTATCTACTTTCAGCttcctttgtttcctttcctccactTTTATTTCACACCCCCAACATCCTGTCACATGTACCTCTCGAGTGGGAGGACCACTGCCAACAgccaagtgacacacacacacacacacacacacacacacacacaccagctggtGCTTTTCCCTGTCTGCTGGTCAACTAGCACCACAGTAATTttaaagattaatttaaaagtCTCGCACCAATATTTCATACCAGACATATCCTTTAAGAATGACTAGTCCCTGCATTTTGTGAGGCCCCTGGTTACAATCaatttgcagtgattttgaTGATATTCAACGTGGAATCTATCAGTAAACAAAGTATGTAACAATTTGACATCTCACATTCACACTTTTTCAGActgacatttttgcatttactgAATTGATTTCAAGTGACTATCAGAGTTATGAAGCTGGATTTTCCTGTAGCAGCTGGAAGTACGTTGCTTGATGGTATTACAGCAATACCTGTTTCTTACACCTTGACAAATTCCAGCCGTAATAACGcgtaaccgctacgctacctgctgtcaGGTATGCTGCGGTAAAGCCGACAACTTGCACAAGTCTGTCCACGGAACGCCTCGCATCGGGAGACGGTGGTCAGATTTCCCTTTTCCCAGCGTTCCGCCACCCATCAGAACCGTGGAACACAATGTCTGTACAAAAGAAACCGCCACTGCTTTTCAAAGAAGTGCAGCTGTAATACTGACAAATCTTGGCAAAGATGTGGCGTGAGACAGGTTACTGAGAGCTGGGGTTGGCTCATGTATGAGACTGAAATGCAGTGTGTCCACCTTTGTACCTGTTCACAtagaccttaaaaatattacatttaaaaggtGTGATGTAGCACCAAGTGAAGGAAGTAGCCCTTCATTTCTACATGCAATTTGCAGACTCAGaagctcagacacacacacacacacaccctcgaTCTTAAGTCTTAGAATCCAGGTCCAGCTAAGATTTTACAGTGTGTGCTTAACACCAATTGGcatcattttgctttttgttcaatatggaacaaaaaatatatctttgaGCTTGCTATTTTAGTACTGTAAATTTCAAATTTGTTGAGTATTTAAGAATCACTGAAGACTTTTTCTCAGTGCTTCACTGGGGAGAATCGCAACACTTCTGTGGTCTTTCCCTAAATCTGACTGTATTCCACTCGGAttgctcattattttaaatttttcggGATTACTGCGAACAATCTGGCTGAGTCCTACTTTaaccacattatttatttgatgcaaaattcaaaatttctgCCTTAGCCAGCCTTCCACTCCACCACTGGAAGCTGAGAACTGTACATATGAAATCCACAGATGTTTACGGTATCTATCGACGTAAAGTATTTTGTGAATCCTACCATTTCTTGACTTGACCTTCATTATATAATGGCTATTGCAGGTGGCAATGCGTGCCTTGGGCTTTGAGCctaaaaaggaagaaataaagaagaTGATTGCTGACATCGACAAGGAGGGATCTGGCACAATTGACTTCAATGATTTCTTAAGCATGATGACACAAAAAATGGTGAGTCTGAGGAACATCCTGGTACAACGGCCGTTGCACCTGAGAGCACAGTGAGATGACTGAGATATCCATAATGAGGAGTCTGTGTTAGACAAGTGCTTTGGTTAGCGCAACACAAAGTATATATTACTGGAAGCCACAATTTCAACAGcccaaactgtaaaatgttacttttttgcAGTTATGCACTTTCTGGACACATTaactataatttttttcccattaagaACATGTTTTGCCTGAAgtatttaaatttgtgaagaaGGCATGAACTTGAAATTACAGTAAAGCAGAAGCAGCATCATATCCTATTTTggtttcagtggaaaaaaaaatataaattttgaaaacatttaatgtttacattaaagcattttctttttcaaatatttgttaTTGTAGAGTGAGAAGGACTCAAAGGAGGAAATCCTGAAGGCCTTTCGGCTGTTTGATGATGATGGCACTGGAAAAATCTCTTTCAAGAATCTCAAACGGGTTGCCAAAGAACTCGGTGAGAACCTGACAGACGAAGAGCTTCAAGTAAGTCATTCATAACGAAACTTTCCGTGACATTGTTAAATATCTCCTTGCCTTTAGACCATTTCATTGTTATTCTTGGATTCCCCGTCGTTGACTGTTGTTTTCCTCACCAGGAAATGATTGATGAAGCTGACAGAGATGGGGATGGGGAAATAAATGAGCAGGAATTTCTTAGGATAATGAAGAAGACCAATCTGTATTGAAAATTTTGGGACATTCTTATTCCTGTAACATGATAAAGTTCAAGAAAAAACCTGTTTGTGTATATTATCTACTCAACTTTAAGgatgtaaaa
Above is a genomic segment from Scleropages formosus chromosome 5, fSclFor1.1, whole genome shotgun sequence containing:
- the cetn4 gene encoding caltractin — its product is MASASRKAPSANPRKKAAGPKPELTEEQKLEIREAFDLFDTDGSGTIDVKELKVAMRALGFEPKKEEIKKMIADIDKEGSGTIDFNDFLSMMTQKMSEKDSKEEILKAFRLFDDDGTGKISFKNLKRVAKELGENLTDEELQEMIDEADRDGDGEINEQEFLRIMKKTNLY